GTAAATTTCCACTCCTACAGGAGGAGCTTATCGAGGGCGAAGAGGTGGCCACCTGTCCCAGCTGCTCCCTGATAGTCAAGGTCATTTACGATCCGGTAAGTGACGCATTCCCCCCCTAGGGTTGTAATTATCCATTAACTAAATAGTTCCGATTTTGTAGGAAATGTTCAAGGCTGAGGAAGACGAGGAGACGGCACTAAACGAGAAGCTTAGCGACCTGAAGCTCGAGACGAACTAAGAGTAAAGTGGCCATTGGTgtaattaaatagtttttatttatatactttttatatatagacTTTGTTTTAGTGTAAATAATACGTTGACTAGTAAAACAATGAGTTCAAATTATTTAAGCTCGCAGAAACATTACAATTTGTTATGGATTTCGTCGGTTGTGTGATACAAATGATTTATACAatatctaaaactaaaaacaattgTTATTACACAGTGTTGCACTGAGCACATTTCGGTTAACTGGTGGAGCAAACGCTCATATTCGATcccaaaacgaaaatgaaGTGAGAATTTCTAAACACAAATCAAAGGAACTATGGCAGACCGTGTGTGGTATGTGGAAATGTGAGTAGTACAGAGTTACATACAGGGGAAAGcggctggaaaaatatatatatgtgtatataacATACACTTTACCACTTTCTGCTTACGGCTTAGGAATTCGACTTAAACTTAGCACGTAAATAATGCTGTTCGTGCATGCCTGGGCTTGGACTTTTTAACTTTGGATTCTTTTAGAGAGCGTGCTCGTTCAGCAAGTGAGCGGCGGAGAAGAGGCCACTGCTACCCCAATTAGATGCGTTTAGATGCCGTCCGAAAGGGTTCTTCGAGTGTAGGAGGGTCAGATACGACTACTGTTCCAGCCAGGATCCGGTGACGGCATTGGGTGACTTAagct
Above is a genomic segment from Drosophila kikkawai strain 14028-0561.14 chromosome 3R, DkikHiC1v2, whole genome shotgun sequence containing:
- the Dph3 gene encoding diphthamide biosynthesis protein 3, with the protein product MSIYHDEVEIEDFEYDEEEEMYYYPCPCGDRFQISKEELIEGEEVATCPSCSLIVKVIYDPEMFKAEEDEETALNEKLSDLKLETN